The following are encoded in a window of Thermodesulfobacterium geofontis OPF15 genomic DNA:
- a CDS encoding LPS-assembly protein LptD, producing MLYLCNFIIIILFFFSFIISSCFSAYKKTFEITAQKIEVFHKPEIVIAKGDVVINSKEFLIWAQTAKYEVETEYLILENFKIFDFQKNATTEGNKGFLDLRNEEIWADRAFIFLKKEQIRIKAIDFHKNALNEYFAKKALITTCELDCENEKDFPPWSLEVDNFLLTPEGISSGEATKFKIKNVPIGYFPKAAYIPKVNLPITIPRKTGFLTPKFFQGSRLGFGIQIPLFWAFTDQIDFTISPFYLTKRGMLMDIENQFKFEKEFQGLIKIRYLKDIAKEGYAIEEKPEKNKWWVVGKIDYGMKPNLDAHLDFDVVSERGFLEEFDVGEGGYSNTRAQILGRFNRDIEDKAQEYRTSKFWIQYYRNSLYTRLENTYLNYHGAIDSDTILQPLFNFNFNFLPTSILNILFPEASLKYLYTYRKEGYYGDKIDTKVGITYPFKIGMFFNSASFNYNFSFYNLREKESFKESSINRNYYEFLINSYVLLYKYYDFLTIFDKNLRFLHTLKPYATYFYRSKPSETNIPQFDYEDLISNKTHTLEYGLWQYFSFPSRKNFLIIRAYQQYDFVKGERSATATKPEEKPFSDIFLQVLLNYSPFIYARYDTAYNFYGLGLKKHSLSLSLRDVYLDYIDLIYQEDSAWNTKQLTLDLKSKILNHFLAEFYISRNLIRDETTEMKLIGTYLQDCYTLSLGFSVTPKDTKFYFHFQLKGLGGYGIEK from the coding sequence ATGCTTTATTTATGTAATTTTATTATAATTATTCTTTTCTTCTTTTCTTTTATCATATCTTCTTGTTTTTCAGCTTATAAAAAAACTTTTGAAATTACAGCACAAAAGATAGAGGTTTTTCATAAACCAGAAATTGTCATTGCAAAAGGAGATGTAGTTATAAATAGCAAAGAATTTCTAATCTGGGCTCAAACTGCTAAATATGAAGTTGAAACAGAATATTTAATTTTGGAAAATTTTAAAATTTTTGATTTTCAAAAAAATGCAACTACTGAAGGAAATAAAGGGTTTTTAGATTTAAGAAATGAGGAAATTTGGGCAGATAGAGCCTTTATTTTTTTAAAAAAGGAACAAATAAGAATAAAAGCTATAGATTTTCATAAAAATGCTTTAAATGAATATTTTGCTAAAAAAGCACTTATCACTACTTGTGAACTTGATTGTGAAAATGAAAAAGATTTTCCTCCTTGGAGTTTAGAAGTTGATAATTTTTTATTAACACCAGAAGGTATAAGTAGTGGAGAAGCAACCAAATTTAAAATTAAAAATGTTCCTATAGGATATTTCCCTAAAGCTGCCTATATTCCTAAAGTTAATTTGCCTATAACTATTCCCAGAAAAACTGGATTTTTAACTCCAAAATTTTTTCAAGGAAGTAGATTGGGATTTGGGATACAGATACCCCTTTTTTGGGCTTTTACAGATCAAATAGATTTTACTATATCTCCCTTTTATCTTACTAAAAGAGGAATGTTAATGGATATAGAAAACCAATTTAAATTTGAAAAAGAATTTCAAGGGCTAATAAAAATTAGATACTTAAAAGATATAGCGAAAGAAGGATATGCTATTGAAGAAAAACCAGAAAAAAATAAATGGTGGGTTGTTGGAAAAATAGATTACGGAATGAAACCTAATTTAGATGCCCATTTAGATTTTGATGTGGTATCAGAGAGAGGATTTTTAGAAGAATTTGATGTAGGAGAAGGGGGTTACTCAAACACAAGGGCACAAATTTTAGGAAGATTTAATAGAGATATAGAAGATAAGGCACAGGAATATAGAACTTCAAAATTTTGGATTCAATATTATAGAAATAGTTTATATACAAGACTTGAAAATACCTATTTAAATTATCATGGAGCAATTGATAGTGATACCATTTTACAGCCCCTTTTTAATTTTAATTTTAACTTTTTACCTACAAGTATTTTAAATATCTTATTTCCTGAAGCATCTTTAAAATATCTTTATACTTACAGAAAAGAAGGATATTATGGAGACAAAATTGATACCAAAGTGGGTATTACTTATCCTTTTAAAATTGGTATGTTTTTTAATTCTGCAAGCTTTAATTATAATTTTAGTTTCTATAACCTAAGAGAAAAAGAGAGTTTTAAAGAAAGTAGTATAAACCGAAATTATTATGAATTTTTGATAAATTCTTATGTTTTGCTTTATAAATATTATGATTTTTTAACTATTTTTGATAAAAATTTAAGATTTTTACATACTTTAAAGCCCTATGCTACTTATTTTTATCGTTCTAAACCAAGTGAAACTAACATTCCCCAATTTGATTATGAAGACTTAATTAGTAATAAAACTCACACCTTAGAATATGGACTTTGGCAATATTTTAGTTTCCCCTCTCGTAAAAATTTTTTAATAATCAGAGCCTATCAGCAATATGATTTTGTAAAGGGAGAGCGCTCAGCTACGGCTACCAAACCTGAAGAAAAACCCTTTTCTGACATATTCTTACAAGTCCTACTTAATTACAGTCCCTTTATTTATGCAAGATATGATACAGCTTATAATTTTTATGGACTTGGATTAAAAAAACATTCTCTTAGTTTAAGCTTAAGAGATGTATATCTTGATTATATAGATTTAATTTATCAAGAAGATTCTGCATGGAATACAAAACAACTTACTCTTGATTTAAAATCTAAAATTTTAAATCACTTCTTAGCAGAATTTTATATAAGCAGAAATCTTATAAGAGATGAAACTACAGAAATGAAACTTATAGGAACTTATTTACAGGACTGTTATACACTCAGTTTGGGATTTTCTGTTACTCCGAAAGATACAAAATTTTATTTTCATTTTCAATTAAAAGGATTAGGAGGTTATGGAATAGAAAAGTAG
- a CDS encoding 23S rRNA (pseudouridine(1915)-N(3))-methyltransferase RlmH — protein MLQKIKILMPGPIKFNFVKEGLGYYLNKLEKFVEISALFPKVKIKESEKNIRIKKEGEVLKRYISDKEYLIVLDEKGKAFKSFELAKKLENLMQNQTFITFVIGGPEGLSEELKKDAKEIWSISSLTLNHEITLLVLVEALYRSFTIIKGIPYHKE, from the coding sequence ATGCTTCAGAAAATAAAAATTTTAATGCCAGGTCCAATAAAATTTAACTTTGTTAAAGAAGGATTAGGGTATTATCTAAATAAATTAGAAAAATTTGTTGAAATTTCCGCTCTATTTCCAAAAGTAAAAATCAAAGAATCTGAAAAAAATATAAGAATAAAAAAAGAAGGAGAGGTATTAAAAAGATACATTTCAGATAAAGAATATTTGATAGTTCTTGATGAGAAAGGAAAAGCGTTTAAAAGCTTTGAGTTAGCTAAAAAGTTGGAAAATTTAATGCAAAATCAAACTTTTATTACCTTTGTTATAGGTGGACCAGAGGGATTATCTGAAGAATTAAAAAAGGATGCTAAAGAGATTTGGAGTATTTCTTCTCTAACCTTAAATCACGAAATAACTCTTTTAGTTTTAGTTGAAGCGCTTTATAGAAGTTTTACAATTATAAAAGGTATTCCCTATCATAAGGAGTGA
- a CDS encoding histone deacetylase family protein: MKKFAIIYDEIFLKHNPGAFHPESPQRLQAIWERLQKEDIAPYIEVFPPDIATKEEILWNHSEYLYNLIEHTKGKPYTQLDPDTATNEYSFFAALKAVGAQKTALKLLFEEGYRGTFALVRPPGHHAEKDRAMGFCLFNNVAIAAYYAKNYYGLKKILIVDWDLHHGNGTQKSFYSDPEVLYFSVHQYPYYPGTGHYSEIGEGKGIGFTLNVPLPAYCGDEEYIYIFKEFLGPIALQFEPEIIMVSAGFDLCEGDPLGNMEVTPHFGIPMLTLILKNIAEKTCQGRILFTLEGGYNAVNLQESVANLILTFLGLKDLPEKITFSERAERIEAKILKPLKELLRYATSWLI, translated from the coding sequence ATGAAAAAATTTGCAATAATCTATGATGAGATATTTTTAAAACATAATCCAGGAGCTTTTCACCCAGAATCTCCTCAAAGACTCCAGGCTATTTGGGAAAGATTACAAAAAGAAGATATAGCGCCTTATATTGAAGTTTTCCCCCCTGATATAGCAACAAAAGAAGAAATTTTATGGAATCATAGTGAATATCTTTATAATTTAATTGAACACACTAAAGGAAAACCTTATACTCAACTTGATCCAGATACAGCTACCAATGAATATTCCTTTTTTGCAGCCTTAAAAGCAGTAGGAGCACAAAAAACAGCTTTAAAACTACTTTTTGAAGAAGGTTATAGAGGAACCTTTGCTCTTGTTAGACCACCTGGTCATCATGCTGAGAAAGATCGTGCTATGGGATTTTGTTTATTTAACAATGTTGCTATAGCAGCCTATTATGCCAAAAATTACTATGGACTAAAAAAAATTTTAATAGTGGATTGGGATTTACATCATGGAAATGGAACACAAAAGAGTTTTTATTCTGATCCAGAAGTTCTTTATTTTTCAGTTCATCAATATCCCTATTATCCTGGGACAGGACATTATTCTGAAATCGGTGAAGGTAAAGGAATAGGTTTTACTTTGAATGTTCCTCTCCCTGCTTATTGTGGAGATGAGGAATATATCTATATCTTTAAAGAATTTTTAGGACCTATAGCTTTGCAATTTGAACCAGAAATTATTATGGTTTCAGCAGGATTTGATCTCTGTGAGGGAGACCCTTTGGGGAATATGGAAGTTACTCCACACTTTGGAATTCCCATGTTAACTTTAATTTTAAAAAACATTGCAGAAAAAACTTGTCAAGGGAGAATCCTTTTTACTTTAGAAGGTGGTTATAATGCAGTTAATCTTCAAGAGAGTGTAGCTAACTTAATTTTAACTTTTCTGGGATTAAAAGATCTTCCAGAAAAAATAACCTTTTCAGAAAGAGCTGAAAGAATAGAAGCAAAAATTCTTAAACCACTTAAGGAGCTTTTAAGATATGCAACCAGCTGGCTTATTTAG
- a CDS encoding HlyD family secretion protein produces the protein MQPAGLFRINVKKIFIVALLWLILFGAGYFYFFKYKKLPKGVLILHGRIEGKEINISSKVQGRIIKLYKRESDRVKAGEILAELRPDEFLAQFKSAKEEVEATYQNKLLAESYLLKSRVKLEQAKRDLERFEKLYKEGVISKRDLELAELNYKSALAEFRVNERFIAQTEAKYKSALQKLKEVEVIYKETKIYAPTHGVILSRPAEEGEIVNPGQTIYTMVDLQKLYVKVYIPEPDLGKIKLGQIARIYVDAYKDRYFNGTITRIYEQAEFTPKNVETKEERVKLVFGAEVFVDNKEELLKPGMPADVVIKIDPKAEWIRP, from the coding sequence ATGCAACCAGCTGGCTTATTTAGAATAAATGTAAAGAAAATTTTTATTGTAGCTTTATTATGGTTAATTCTTTTTGGAGCTGGATATTTTTATTTTTTTAAATATAAAAAGCTCCCCAAAGGGGTTCTTATTTTACATGGGAGAATTGAAGGGAAAGAAATAAACATATCCTCTAAGGTTCAGGGCAGGATTATAAAGCTTTATAAAAGAGAAAGTGACAGAGTTAAAGCAGGAGAAATACTTGCTGAACTTCGTCCAGATGAATTTTTGGCTCAATTCAAAAGTGCTAAAGAAGAGGTCGAAGCAACTTATCAAAACAAACTTCTTGCAGAAAGTTATCTTTTAAAATCAAGAGTTAAATTAGAACAAGCTAAAAGAGATTTAGAAAGATTTGAAAAATTGTATAAAGAGGGGGTAATTTCTAAAAGAGATTTAGAATTAGCAGAACTTAATTATAAATCAGCTCTTGCTGAATTTAGAGTTAATGAGAGATTTATTGCCCAAACCGAAGCAAAATATAAATCAGCTTTACAAAAATTAAAAGAGGTAGAAGTTATTTATAAAGAGACAAAAATTTATGCACCCACTCACGGGGTTATTTTATCAAGACCTGCAGAAGAAGGAGAAATAGTAAATCCAGGGCAAACAATTTATACCATGGTTGATCTTCAAAAACTTTATGTAAAAGTTTACATACCTGAACCTGATCTTGGTAAAATTAAATTAGGTCAAATAGCAAGGATATATGTAGATGCTTATAAAGATCGCTATTTTAATGGTACAATTACCAGAATTTATGAACAAGCTGAATTTACACCTAAAAATGTGGAAACTAAAGAAGAAAGAGTAAAGCTTGTTTTTGGTGCTGAGGTCTTTGTAGATAATAAAGAAGAACTTCTTAAACCAGGTATGCCTGCAGATGTGGTGATAAAAATTGATCCTAAAGCAGAATGGATAAGACCTTAG
- a CDS encoding ATP-binding cassette domain-containing protein, with amino-acid sequence MDKTLGSPVITVKNLSKVYGKLKAVEGVSFEVEKGEVFGLIGPDGAGKTTLIHVLAGVLEPSSGEAYINGINVVKEPEKIKKLIGYMPQGLGLNLYDNLTVEENMNFFKDLRLISEDTFQKNKEILLEITRLKPFLSRPAKALSGGMRQKLALICTLLHLPEVILLDEPTTGVDPLSRQDFWEIIHTLVQEREITVLLTTAYMDEAERCNRIALIHKGKLLLQDKPENIPDLEGAFISAVSGERPKSFLKKSSSFSEKETNILICNRVSKLFGKFRAVDRVSLEVKKGEILGLLGPNGAGKTTLIKMMCGLLPPSEGEIFISGNNVEKEKAKVWRLIGYMSQKFSLYKDLTVLENIKLYAGLYGVKNKNFGELLEKLGLLGWEGRLVKDIPFGIKQRLALSCAVLHKPLIVFLDEPTSGVDPVARRSFWEMIHFLSREEGITVILSTHYMDEAENCDRIGLMNKGRLIALGTPEELKMTSEKISGKLLQIRTSEFREVFKKLKSDFPNLSLYGNKILLRTFSPEKDKEKIEKILIKEGKFKIEISQTLPSLQETFIDFIKKDLEENPENYV; translated from the coding sequence ATGGATAAGACCTTAGGTTCTCCTGTTATCACGGTTAAAAATTTATCAAAAGTCTACGGAAAATTAAAAGCTGTAGAAGGGGTTTCTTTTGAAGTAGAAAAAGGTGAAGTTTTTGGGCTTATCGGTCCTGATGGAGCAGGTAAAACAACCCTTATACATGTTTTGGCAGGAGTTTTAGAACCTTCTTCGGGGGAGGCTTATATAAATGGAATTAATGTGGTTAAAGAACCTGAAAAAATAAAAAAACTTATTGGATATATGCCTCAAGGGCTTGGGCTTAATCTTTATGACAACCTTACAGTAGAAGAAAATATGAATTTTTTTAAAGATTTAAGACTTATCTCTGAAGATACCTTTCAAAAAAATAAAGAAATACTTCTTGAGATAACAAGACTAAAACCTTTTCTTTCAAGACCTGCAAAAGCTCTTTCAGGAGGTATGAGACAAAAGCTTGCCCTTATATGTACCCTTCTTCATCTTCCTGAAGTGATACTTCTTGATGAACCTACTACAGGTGTTGACCCATTATCAAGACAGGATTTTTGGGAGATTATTCATACCTTGGTTCAGGAAAGAGAAATAACTGTTCTTTTGACTACTGCTTATATGGATGAAGCAGAAAGATGTAATAGAATTGCGCTTATTCATAAGGGGAAGCTTCTTCTTCAAGATAAACCTGAAAATATACCCGATTTAGAGGGTGCATTTATATCCGCTGTTTCTGGAGAAAGACCTAAGTCCTTTTTGAAAAAAAGTTCATCCTTTTCTGAAAAAGAAACTAATATTCTCATTTGTAATAGAGTAAGCAAACTTTTTGGAAAATTTAGAGCAGTTGATAGAGTAAGTTTGGAAGTAAAGAAAGGGGAAATTTTGGGGCTCCTTGGTCCAAATGGAGCGGGTAAAACAACCCTTATAAAAATGATGTGCGGACTTCTTCCTCCCTCAGAAGGTGAAATTTTTATTTCAGGAAATAATGTAGAAAAAGAAAAGGCGAAGGTCTGGAGATTAATAGGATATATGTCTCAAAAATTCTCCCTTTACAAAGATTTAACTGTTTTAGAAAATATTAAACTTTATGCAGGACTATATGGAGTAAAAAATAAAAATTTTGGAGAACTTTTAGAAAAGCTTGGTTTATTAGGCTGGGAAGGAAGATTAGTTAAAGATATTCCCTTTGGGATAAAACAAAGGTTAGCCCTTTCTTGTGCAGTTTTACACAAACCCTTAATAGTATTTTTAGATGAACCTACCTCAGGAGTTGACCCAGTTGCAAGAAGATCTTTTTGGGAGATGATACATTTTCTCTCAAGAGAAGAAGGGATAACAGTAATTCTTTCAACTCACTATATGGATGAAGCAGAAAATTGTGACAGGATTGGACTTATGAATAAAGGAAGACTTATTGCCCTTGGAACACCTGAAGAACTTAAAATGACTTCAGAAAAGATTTCAGGAAAACTTTTACAAATAAGAACCTCAGAATTTAGAGAAGTTTTTAAAAAGCTTAAGAGTGATTTTCCCAATTTATCTCTTTATGGGAATAAAATTTTATTAAGAACCTTTTCTCCAGAAAAAGATAAAGAAAAAATAGAAAAAATTTTAATTAAAGAAGGAAAATTTAAAATAGAAATTTCTCAGACTTTACCATCTTTACAAGAAACTTTTATAGATTTTATAAAGAAAGATTTAGAAGAAAATCCAGAAAACTATGTTTAA
- a CDS encoding ABC transporter permease: MFKRLLGIVKKEFKELIKDKLYLTFVFVIPMVVMFLLGYGLNLDVKHLPVAFLDYDKSKLSREYVDRFINNEYFEIYAFVEDYKIAEHLINLGEIRALIVIPQDFSRKLYKGERAEVQILIDGTYPSRAEVVKGYVTAINTMFNQKLLEKYKTLKFPVEVEVRAWYNPALESKNFIMPGMLVTTLCFYPVFLTSLVVVREREFGSIFNYYTSPARPWEIIFGKALPYVFVSFITYLMLFFITVFIFKAKFIGSFLVLSLASLLYLFCTVGVGLLISTFTKTQITAMLIAFITTVIPTYLYSGFLYPVSSMELSGRIISRFIPATYFLGVVRGIYLKGLPGTYFSENLFNLFLYAFIVYSTTIFKFKKKL; encoded by the coding sequence ATGTTTAAAAGACTTTTAGGTATTGTTAAGAAAGAATTTAAAGAGCTTATAAAAGATAAACTTTATCTTACATTTGTATTTGTAATACCTATGGTGGTAATGTTTCTTTTAGGATATGGATTAAATCTTGATGTAAAACATTTACCTGTAGCCTTTCTTGATTACGATAAAAGCAAATTAAGCAGAGAATATGTAGATAGATTTATTAACAACGAATATTTTGAAATTTATGCTTTTGTAGAAGATTATAAAATTGCAGAACATCTTATAAATTTGGGAGAAATAAGAGCTCTAATTGTTATACCTCAGGATTTTTCAAGAAAACTCTATAAAGGAGAAAGAGCAGAGGTTCAGATTTTAATAGATGGAACCTATCCAAGTAGAGCAGAAGTTGTTAAAGGATATGTTACTGCCATAAATACTATGTTTAATCAAAAATTGCTTGAAAAGTATAAGACTTTAAAATTTCCTGTAGAGGTTGAGGTAAGAGCTTGGTATAATCCAGCATTGGAAAGTAAAAATTTTATTATGCCAGGTATGTTAGTTACTACACTTTGTTTTTATCCTGTTTTTCTTACCTCACTTGTTGTAGTTAGAGAAAGAGAATTTGGAAGTATTTTTAATTATTATACTTCACCTGCAAGACCATGGGAAATTATTTTTGGTAAAGCTCTTCCCTATGTATTTGTTTCTTTTATAACTTATCTTATGCTTTTTTTTATAACAGTTTTTATTTTTAAGGCTAAATTTATAGGAAGTTTTTTAGTTTTATCCTTGGCAAGTTTACTCTATCTTTTTTGTACTGTAGGAGTGGGGCTTTTAATTTCAACCTTTACTAAAACCCAGATTACTGCTATGTTAATTGCCTTTATCACTACAGTTATTCCTACCTACCTTTATTCAGGATTTCTTTATCCTGTTAGTAGTATGGAACTTAGCGGAAGGATTATAAGTAGATTTATTCCTGCTACCTACTTTTTAGGAGTAGTAAGAGGAATTTATTTAAAAGGTCTTCCAGGAACCTACTTTTCAGAGAATTTATTTAATCTTTTCCTTTATGCCTTTATAGTTTACTCTACCACTATATTTAAATTTAAAAAGAAACTTTAA
- a CDS encoding ABC transporter permease, with amino-acid sequence MRLFSLLKKEFLQFFRDRVLIFILIYAFTVVVYTGGRGISLEVKRFPVIIQDQSNSRASREFIAKIRLPYFKILGFVNSDKELIEWLDRGKASMAIIIPPDFERKLKKGKAKIQVIIDGTMSMTSTMAISYISDITYNYSLEILEYDLYKKNYSIPMTEEKLRVLFNPNVLSTWFMSLLELFNMITMTSLLITAAALIREKEYGTIEQLLITPVKSWEVFLAKIILTIIVISILSLISLFIMVKGVFGVPVRGNIFLFFTVTCIYVFSMASIGIAIATMVNNLPQAMMVIIAILVPMLMISGAWSPPEAMHPVIKYISLLSPMRYFLDFGYGVLLKGNNLEYVWKDILGIILIGILLLIFSALRFRQSFAK; translated from the coding sequence ATGAGATTATTTTCTCTTCTCAAAAAGGAGTTTTTACAGTTTTTTAGAGATAGGGTTTTGATTTTCATTTTAATTTATGCCTTTACTGTAGTTGTTTATACAGGAGGAAGAGGAATAAGCTTAGAAGTTAAAAGGTTTCCAGTTATTATCCAAGACCAAAGTAATAGCAGAGCAAGCAGAGAATTTATAGCCAAAATAAGGCTTCCCTATTTTAAAATTCTTGGATTTGTTAATTCTGACAAAGAGCTAATTGAATGGCTTGACAGAGGTAAAGCCTCTATGGCAATAATTATTCCTCCTGATTTTGAAAGAAAACTTAAAAAAGGAAAGGCAAAAATTCAGGTTATAATTGATGGAACCATGTCTATGACCTCAACTATGGCAATTTCTTATATTTCAGACATTACTTACAATTATTCTTTAGAAATTTTGGAATATGATCTTTATAAAAAAAATTACTCAATTCCTATGACTGAAGAAAAACTTAGGGTTCTTTTTAATCCCAATGTTCTTAGTACTTGGTTTATGAGTCTTTTAGAGCTTTTTAATATGATAACCATGACCTCTCTTCTTATTACTGCTGCAGCCCTTATAAGAGAAAAGGAATATGGGACAATTGAACAACTTCTTATAACACCAGTTAAAAGCTGGGAAGTTTTTCTAGCTAAAATTATTCTTACTATAATAGTGATTAGTATTTTATCCCTTATTAGTCTTTTTATAATGGTTAAAGGTGTTTTTGGAGTCCCTGTGAGAGGTAATATATTTTTATTTTTTACAGTAACCTGTATTTATGTTTTCAGTATGGCCTCCATTGGTATTGCTATTGCAACAATGGTTAATAATCTTCCTCAAGCTATGATGGTAATAATTGCAATTCTTGTTCCTATGCTTATGATTTCAGGTGCATGGAGCCCTCCTGAAGCAATGCATCCAGTTATTAAATATATTAGTCTTCTTTCCCCTATGAGATATTTCTTAGACTTTGGATATGGAGTTTTATTAAAAGGAAATAACTTAGAATATGTATGGAAAGATATTTTAGGAATTATATTAATTGGAATTCTTCTTTTAATCTTTTCAGCATTAAGATTTAGACAAAGTTTTGCTAAATAG
- a CDS encoding cyclophilin-like fold protein produces MRIKLIFDEKEEVLAELFDTGCAKAIYDILPIEANLNTWGDEFYFSIPLEYPLDETATLKVKAGDIGYWPPGKAMAIFFGPTPASVDENPVPASEVNIIGRLLEDPAKLKKFKKFKKIKIVSL; encoded by the coding sequence ATGAGAATAAAGCTTATTTTTGATGAAAAAGAGGAGGTTTTGGCAGAACTTTTTGATACAGGTTGTGCAAAAGCTATTTATGACATTTTGCCTATTGAAGCAAATCTAAATACTTGGGGAGATGAATTTTATTTTTCTATCCCTTTAGAATATCCTCTTGATGAAACAGCCACCCTTAAAGTTAAAGCAGGAGATATTGGATATTGGCCTCCTGGAAAAGCAATGGCTATCTTTTTTGGTCCTACCCCAGCTTCAGTAGATGAAAATCCAGTTCCTGCAAGTGAAGTTAATATAATAGGTAGACTTTTAGAGGATCCAGCTAAGCTTAAGAAATTTAAGAAATTTAAGAAAATAAAAATAGTTTCTCTTTAA
- a CDS encoding hotdog fold thioesterase, translated as MKGQEKEKVWKIAKFMREKDKVAVWLNVDLIEVDLGYALIGMKVREDMLNAAKVCQGGAIFSFADFAFAIASNSHGRLALAISSTIYFSSSAKEGEYLYAEAKELGLTKRTGLYEVKVFEKESKRLIAHFTGQVYRKEETLIGDFS; from the coding sequence ATGAAAGGTCAGGAGAAGGAAAAGGTTTGGAAGATTGCTAAATTTATGAGGGAGAAAGATAAAGTTGCTGTTTGGCTAAATGTAGATTTAATAGAAGTAGACTTAGGCTATGCCTTAATAGGTATGAAAGTAAGAGAAGATATGCTTAATGCAGCTAAGGTGTGTCAAGGAGGTGCTATTTTCTCTTTTGCAGATTTTGCTTTTGCTATTGCTTCAAACTCTCATGGAAGGTTAGCTTTAGCTATTTCATCAACTATCTATTTTTCTTCTTCTGCCAAGGAAGGAGAATATCTTTATGCTGAGGCTAAAGAATTAGGTCTTACTAAAAGAACAGGGCTTTATGAAGTAAAAGTTTTTGAAAAGGAAAGCAAAAGATTAATTGCTCATTTTACTGGGCAAGTTTATCGAAAAGAAGAAACTTTAATTGGTGATTTTTCATGA
- a CDS encoding histidine phosphatase family protein, producing the protein MNLISSFCQNLIFIRHGFIAEEYRKIFYGQLDVPLSEEGKIKSLKVVDELSNYSIKAIFSSPLQRAFFPAKILSERKKIPLIIKEELKEINYGIWTGRPREEIYKEPLFWERFKNDTISPPEGESIRDLRKRAKSFWEGLKDLEEGLYVIFTHGGFIRALLCELLNLESRFLFTFEIYHLRGVLITHFEDNQILVRGINIDVKDLGVLLESAYW; encoded by the coding sequence ATGAATTTAATAAGCAGTTTTTGTCAAAACTTAATCTTTATAAGACATGGTTTTATTGCTGAAGAATATAGAAAGATATTTTATGGACAGCTTGATGTCCCCCTCTCTGAGGAAGGTAAGATAAAATCTCTAAAGGTAGTTGATGAGCTTTCCAATTATTCTATAAAAGCAATTTTTTCAAGCCCTCTTCAAAGGGCTTTTTTTCCTGCAAAGATTTTATCAGAAAGAAAAAAAATTCCTTTAATTATAAAGGAGGAATTAAAAGAGATAAATTATGGAATTTGGACAGGTAGACCAAGAGAGGAAATTTATAAAGAGCCTCTTTTTTGGGAAAGATTTAAAAATGATACTATTTCTCCTCCAGAAGGGGAATCTATTAGAGATTTAAGAAAAAGAGCAAAAAGTTTTTGGGAAGGTTTAAAAGATTTAGAAGAAGGATTATATGTAATTTTTACTCATGGAGGATTTATAAGGGCGCTTCTCTGTGAACTTTTAAATTTGGAGAGTCGTTTTCTTTTTACTTTTGAGATATATCATTTAAGAGGAGTTCTTATAACCCATTTTGAAGATAATCAAATTCTTGTTCGTGGAATTAATATAGATGTAAAGGATCTTGGGGTATTGCTTGAGAGTGCTTATTGGTAA